Proteins from one Nicotiana tabacum cultivar K326 chromosome 23, ASM71507v2, whole genome shotgun sequence genomic window:
- the LOC107805286 gene encoding uncharacterized protein LOC107805286 isoform X2, protein MDPDTDTGTEIRLKIIQIFKNSVIKICLTYETLCEKLIRYSEKEKILIKRRIQEGDKRKCTNIKNSIHKVLVVRQDLKMAQGKIASQCAHAATGMYAELMQSDRYLLRQWEQCGQPKIVVTCKNQQEMNKLKEAAENIGLPTFVVADAGRTQVASGSRTVLAVGPGSKSAVDSVTGKQRLL, encoded by the exons ATGGATCCTGATACGGATACGGGTACGGAaattcggctaaaaataattcaaatatttaaaaatagtgtTATAAAAATATGTCTAACTTATGAGACATTATGTGAAAAACTTATAAGGTATTccgagaaggagaaaatattgaTCAAGAGGAGAATCCAAGAAGGAGACAAAAGGAAATGTACTAACATAAAAAATTCTATACACAAG GTATTAGTTGTCAGACAAGACCTGAAAATGGCACAAGGAAAAATTGCATCTCAGTGTGCTC ATGCTGCTACTGGCATGTATGCAGAACTTATGCAAAG TGATCGATATCTTTTGAGGCAATGGGAACAGTGTGGACAGCCCAAAATAGTCGTTACATGCAAGAATCAGCAAGAAAT GAACAAGTTGAAGGAAGCAGCTGAGAACATTGGTCTTCCAACTTTTGTAGTTGCTGATGCGGGACGTACACAG GTTGCATCAGGTTCAAGGACAGTTCTTGCAGTTGGACCAG GAAGCAAGTCAGCTGTAGATTCAGTGACTGGAAAGCAGCGTCTCCTTTGA
- the LOC107805286 gene encoding uncharacterized protein LOC107805286 isoform X1: protein MRIFNSSSHSSKKEKEEKEWLGASFKAENFIPGIVIGFILGLLLDLSKPSKNTTNTLKKTSHLLSRNQPEKILAPPKPDDEDLKMVLVVRQDLKMAQGKIASQCAHAATGMYAELMQSDRYLLRQWEQCGQPKIVVTCKNQQEMNKLKEAAENIGLPTFVVADAGRTQVASGSRTVLAVGPGSKSAVDSVTGKQRLL from the exons ATGCGTATCTTCAATAGCTCTTCCCACTCTTCCAAGAAG GAGAAGGAGGAAAAAGAATGGTTAGGAGCAAGTTTCAAGGCTGAGAATTTTATACCGGGTATAGTAATTGGTTTCAttcttgggttgttgttggatTTGTCTAAGCCTTCCAAAAATACAACTAACACTTTGAAGAAGACAAGTCATTTGTTGAGCAGAAATCAACCTGAAAAGATTTTGGCCCCACCTAAACCTGATGATGAAGACCTCAAAATG GTATTAGTTGTCAGACAAGACCTGAAAATGGCACAAGGAAAAATTGCATCTCAGTGTGCTC ATGCTGCTACTGGCATGTATGCAGAACTTATGCAAAG TGATCGATATCTTTTGAGGCAATGGGAACAGTGTGGACAGCCCAAAATAGTCGTTACATGCAAGAATCAGCAAGAAAT GAACAAGTTGAAGGAAGCAGCTGAGAACATTGGTCTTCCAACTTTTGTAGTTGCTGATGCGGGACGTACACAG GTTGCATCAGGTTCAAGGACAGTTCTTGCAGTTGGACCAG GAAGCAAGTCAGCTGTAGATTCAGTGACTGGAAAGCAGCGTCTCCTTTGA